A DNA window from Arachis hypogaea cultivar Tifrunner chromosome 18, arahy.Tifrunner.gnm2.J5K5, whole genome shotgun sequence contains the following coding sequences:
- the LOC112771818 gene encoding protein ENHANCED DISEASE RESISTANCE 2 isoform X2, whose product MSTLIVKEPSDSDELENGWMPDCSHKKSLFRRRVMWTYTKWSEKTVPYGSTLPKDFSCTLPCSWAEPDPSTFLIRGANYLEDRQKVKAKGTLMQMVAADWLRSDKREDDLGGRPESIVQKNAAKGGPEFFFILNIQGSWIVK is encoded by the exons ATGTCAACTCTGATAGTCAAAG AACCATCAGACAGTGATGAGTTGGAAAATGGATGGATGCCTGATTGTAGTCACAAGAAGTCTCTG TTTAGAAGAAGGGTTATGTGGACTTACACAAAATGGTCAGAGAAGACAGTACCTTATGGATCAACTCTTCCAAAAGATTTCTCTTGTACATTACCTTGCAGCTGGGCAGAACCAGATCCTTCCACTTTCCTGATTCGTGGGGCAAATTACCTCGAAGATCGCCAGAAG GTTAAGGCAAAGGGAACCTTGATGCAAATGGTTGCTGCAGACTGGCTGAGATCTGATAAAAGAGAAGATGATCTTGGTGGCCGACCAGAGAGCATTGTGCAG aaaaatgcAGCAAAGGGTGGGCCCGAGTTCTTCTTCATTTTAAACATTCAG GGTTCATGGATAGTAAAATAA
- the LOC112771818 gene encoding uncharacterized protein isoform X3, which produces MSTLIVKEPSDSDELENGWMPDCSHKKSLFRRRVMWTYTKWSEKTVPYGSTLPKDFSCTLPCSWAEPDPSTFLIRGANYLEDRQKVKAKGTLMQMVAADWLRSDKREDDLGGRPESIVQQRVGPSSSSF; this is translated from the exons ATGTCAACTCTGATAGTCAAAG AACCATCAGACAGTGATGAGTTGGAAAATGGATGGATGCCTGATTGTAGTCACAAGAAGTCTCTG TTTAGAAGAAGGGTTATGTGGACTTACACAAAATGGTCAGAGAAGACAGTACCTTATGGATCAACTCTTCCAAAAGATTTCTCTTGTACATTACCTTGCAGCTGGGCAGAACCAGATCCTTCCACTTTCCTGATTCGTGGGGCAAATTACCTCGAAGATCGCCAGAAG GTTAAGGCAAAGGGAACCTTGATGCAAATGGTTGCTGCAGACTGGCTGAGATCTGATAAAAGAGAAGATGATCTTGGTGGCCGACCAGAGAGCATTGTGCAG CAAAGGGTGGGCCCGAGTTCTTCTTCATTTTAA
- the LOC112771818 gene encoding protein ENHANCED DISEASE RESISTANCE 2 isoform X1 — protein sequence MSTLIVKEPSDSDELENGWMPDCSHKKSLFRRRVMWTYTKWSEKTVPYGSTLPKDFSCTLPCSWAEPDPSTFLIRGANYLEDRQKVKAKGTLMQMVAADWLRSDKREDDLGGRPESIVQKNAAKGGPEFFFILNIQVQLHIT from the exons ATGTCAACTCTGATAGTCAAAG AACCATCAGACAGTGATGAGTTGGAAAATGGATGGATGCCTGATTGTAGTCACAAGAAGTCTCTG TTTAGAAGAAGGGTTATGTGGACTTACACAAAATGGTCAGAGAAGACAGTACCTTATGGATCAACTCTTCCAAAAGATTTCTCTTGTACATTACCTTGCAGCTGGGCAGAACCAGATCCTTCCACTTTCCTGATTCGTGGGGCAAATTACCTCGAAGATCGCCAGAAG GTTAAGGCAAAGGGAACCTTGATGCAAATGGTTGCTGCAGACTGGCTGAGATCTGATAAAAGAGAAGATGATCTTGGTGGCCGACCAGAGAGCATTGTGCAG aaaaatgcAGCAAAGGGTGGGCCCGAGTTCTTCTTCATTTTAAACATTCAG GTGCAACTACATATAACCTAG
- the LOC112771818 gene encoding protein ENHANCED DISEASE RESISTANCE 2 isoform X4 codes for MPDCSHKKSLFRRRVMWTYTKWSEKTVPYGSTLPKDFSCTLPCSWAEPDPSTFLIRGANYLEDRQKVKAKGTLMQMVAADWLRSDKREDDLGGRPESIVQKNAAKGGPEFFFILNIQVQLHIT; via the exons ATGCCTGATTGTAGTCACAAGAAGTCTCTG TTTAGAAGAAGGGTTATGTGGACTTACACAAAATGGTCAGAGAAGACAGTACCTTATGGATCAACTCTTCCAAAAGATTTCTCTTGTACATTACCTTGCAGCTGGGCAGAACCAGATCCTTCCACTTTCCTGATTCGTGGGGCAAATTACCTCGAAGATCGCCAGAAG GTTAAGGCAAAGGGAACCTTGATGCAAATGGTTGCTGCAGACTGGCTGAGATCTGATAAAAGAGAAGATGATCTTGGTGGCCGACCAGAGAGCATTGTGCAG aaaaatgcAGCAAAGGGTGGGCCCGAGTTCTTCTTCATTTTAAACATTCAG GTGCAACTACATATAACCTAG
- the LOC112771818 gene encoding protein ENHANCED DISEASE RESISTANCE 2 isoform X5, which translates to MILQFRRRVMWTYTKWSEKTVPYGSTLPKDFSCTLPCSWAEPDPSTFLIRGANYLEDRQKVKAKGTLMQMVAADWLRSDKREDDLGGRPESIVQKNAAKGGPEFFFILNIQVQLHIT; encoded by the exons ATGATCTTGCAG TTTAGAAGAAGGGTTATGTGGACTTACACAAAATGGTCAGAGAAGACAGTACCTTATGGATCAACTCTTCCAAAAGATTTCTCTTGTACATTACCTTGCAGCTGGGCAGAACCAGATCCTTCCACTTTCCTGATTCGTGGGGCAAATTACCTCGAAGATCGCCAGAAG GTTAAGGCAAAGGGAACCTTGATGCAAATGGTTGCTGCAGACTGGCTGAGATCTGATAAAAGAGAAGATGATCTTGGTGGCCGACCAGAGAGCATTGTGCAG aaaaatgcAGCAAAGGGTGGGCCCGAGTTCTTCTTCATTTTAAACATTCAG GTGCAACTACATATAACCTAG